The Salminus brasiliensis chromosome 3, fSalBra1.hap2, whole genome shotgun sequence genome contains a region encoding:
- the LOC140551235 gene encoding T-cell differentiation antigen CD6-like, with amino-acid sequence MEAFRIVVVLQALVCYGAKLYITQTSRPCSWTVTSPDENQRLPAFKQPLHPLATQVCQTLGCGEVYELKESAADPNSSCLTGCIHHNSTLINCSRTAAGGCMVMSEVICGNNKVRLSGGSHRCAGRVELWRAGQWGTVCDDEWDTQDADVVCAQLGCGYAISVTGQGDPYSQGRGPIQLDDLNCTGKERSLWECPAVMDDHDCGHKEDAGVVCSEYKALRLTGGQDRCSGRVEIHRNGLWGTVCDDSWDKQEAFLACAMLDCGVAKTFTGFEKPFTHKSETRWYYMCPKNPAVLWDCTEIDTSTKPHFCTDSKAAGVICNNSAGLPVPPSPKATTPALTTVQMTTAGPKVLWSLERLSCIVLSLALLSTSAFIIILCCQAKKKNEVRGKTTTRGSRKDAPRFPDQSWEELQL; translated from the exons ATGGAGGCCTTCAGAATTGTAGTGGTTCTTCAAGCTCTCGTCTGCTATGGag CTAAACTGTACATAACTCAGACCTCCAGGCCGTGCTCATGGACGGTGACCTCTCCAGACGAGAATCAGAGATTGCCTGCATTCAAACAACCTCTGCACCCCCTTGCTACTCAAGTGTGTCAGACCCTGGGCTGTGGGGAAGTGTATGAGCTAAAGGAAAGCGCTGCAGACCCCAATTCAAGTTGCCTTACAGGCTGCATCCACCACAACAgcacactgatcaactgcagccGCACTGCTGCAGGAGGCTGCATGGTTATGTCTGAAGTCATCTGCG GTAACAACAAGGTCCGACTGAGTGGAGGAAGCCACCGCTGTGCTGGGCGTGTGGAGCTGTGGCGGGCGGGACAGTggggcacagtgtgtgatgacGAATGGGACACACAAGATGCTGATGTAGTTTGTGCTCAGCTGGGCTGTGGATATGCAATCTCAGTCACAGGGCAGGGTGACCCATACAGTCAGGGTAGAGGCCCCATTCAGCTCGATGATCTGAACTGCacaggaaaagagagaagtCTATGGGAGtgtcctgcagtgatggatgaCCACGACTGTGGACATAAAGAGGATGCTGGAGTGGTGTGTTCAG AATACAAAGCCTTGAGACTGACCGGAGGACAGGATCGTTGCTCTGGAAGAGTGGAGATCCATCGTAATGGATTGTGGGGGACGGTGTGTGATGACTCCTGGGATAAACAAGAGGCATTCTTGGCCTGTGCCATGTTGGACTGCGGGGTTGCAAAAACGTTCACAGGCTTCGAGAAGCCCTTCACACACAAAAGTGAAACACGCTGGTATTACATGTGTCCAAAAAATCCTGCAGTCCTGTGGGACTGTACAGAGATTGACACTTCCACCAAGCCCCACTTCTGTACAGACTCAAAAGCTGCAGGAGTGATTTGTAACA ATTCTGCTGGACTGCCTGTTCCCCCCAGCCCAAAGGCAACTACACCTGCATTAACAACAG TGCAAATGACCACTGCTGGACCCAAAGTCTTGTGGTCTCTGGAACGGCTAAGCTGCATTGTCTTGTCCTTGGCTCTTTTGAGCACATCTGCCTTTATCATCATTCTGTGTTGccaggcaaagaaaaaaaacg AAGTGAGAGGGAAAACCACCACCAGAGGGAGCAGAAAGGACGCACCCAGGTTCCCTGATCAGTCATGGGAAGAGCTTCAGCTGTAG